The following proteins are encoded in a genomic region of bacterium:
- the folP gene encoding dihydropteroate synthase — MGIVNLTPDSFWAGSRGDGPEAAVDLALRLIAEGGDLLDLGAESSRPGAEPIGEEAERARLLPVLRLLRRQTDLPLTVDTVRAGTAAAALAEGADAINDISAGCFDAGMLPLVANAGCGLVLMHMRGTPATMQDDPSYRDVVPEVADWLATRVTAAEAAGVAPGSIAVDPGIGFGKTPGHNLALLRHAADTARGRVLLVGASRKSFIGAVSGAPTADRLPGSLAALAAAWHAGAAVVRVHDVAASRQFLDVLAAIGRD; from the coding sequence ATGGGCATCGTCAACCTGACGCCGGACAGCTTCTGGGCCGGTTCACGCGGCGACGGGCCCGAGGCGGCGGTGGACCTGGCCCTGCGCCTGATCGCCGAGGGCGGCGACCTGCTCGACCTGGGCGCCGAGTCGTCGCGGCCCGGCGCCGAGCCGATCGGTGAAGAGGCCGAGAGGGCACGCCTGCTGCCCGTGCTCCGTCTGCTGAGGCGGCAGACCGACCTGCCGTTGACCGTCGACACGGTGCGCGCGGGCACGGCCGCCGCGGCGCTGGCCGAGGGCGCCGACGCCATCAACGACATCAGCGCCGGCTGCTTCGACGCGGGCATGCTGCCGCTCGTCGCCAATGCCGGGTGCGGACTGGTGCTCATGCACATGCGCGGCACGCCCGCAACGATGCAGGACGATCCGTCGTATCGCGATGTGGTGCCGGAGGTGGCGGACTGGCTCGCGACGCGCGTGACGGCCGCCGAAGCGGCCGGCGTGGCGCCGGGATCGATCGCAGTGGACCCCGGCATCGGCTTCGGCAAGACCCCCGGGCACAACCTGGCCCTGTTGCGGCACGCGGCCGACACGGCCCGGGGACGCGTCCTGCTGGTGGGTGCCTCGCGCAAGAGCTTCATCGGCGCCGTGAGCGGAGCCCCGACGGCCGACCGGTTGCCCGGCAGCCTGGCGGCGCTGGCGGCGGCGTGGCACGCGGGCGCCGCCGTGGTGCGGGTGCACGATGTGGCCGCATCGCGGCAGTTCCTGGACGTGCTGGCTGCGATCGGCCGCGACTAG
- the ftsH gene encoding ATP-dependent zinc metalloprotease FtsH, which translates to MSQLPGRPGHGNDGRSPKGQGPKGPNKGPGVKPPHIPGKTAGFWVLLLFLVFLVYQMIALDHTTIQELTYSSFREQVEKGNIGNASKTNLIVNGQLKEKTSLTVKDGSLREVDKFTTRLLSDRDDFAEWVQEKNPEAVLVGEPQKTNWWVHFMTYYLPFLLILGLWLFFLRQMQGGGNKAFSFGKSRAKMFNMDKPEITFEDVAGCDEAKYELQEIIDFLRAPQKFQRLGGRIPKGALLVGSPGTGKTLLGRAVAGEAGVPFFSMSGSDFVEMFVGVGASRVRDLFEQGKKNAPCIIFIDEIDAVGRHRGAGMGGGHDEREQTLNQLLVEMDGFETNEGVILLAATNRPDVLDPALLRPGRFDRQIVVDMPDLVGREAILKVHIRKVKIAPDVSAARIAAGTPGMAGADLENLVNEAALLAARKNHEQVNMDDFEDAKEKVMLGPERRSRVFTDAVKREVAYHEAGHAVVAWACADSDPVHKVTIIPRGQALGLTAMLPVEDQYTITEQKYLDQICVALGGRVAEDMFLGKIGSGAYGDIKAVTSYARTMVTRLGMSRKLGPIAYEEGSEQVFLGRDFGRTHVFSEKTLQEIDAEIKRIVDEQFERARTILGANREKVETLKDALLERESIDAEEFKLLMKGQTLPERVLNVDHSVDGTTVAAAVTSTAAAGDNDSGGGGNGDGGGETPGADHPA; encoded by the coding sequence ATGAGTCAACTACCCGGCCGTCCAGGCCACGGGAACGACGGACGCAGCCCCAAAGGCCAGGGTCCCAAAGGTCCGAACAAGGGCCCCGGCGTGAAGCCCCCCCACATTCCCGGCAAGACGGCCGGCTTCTGGGTCCTGTTGCTGTTCCTGGTCTTCCTGGTCTACCAGATGATCGCGCTGGACCACACCACGATCCAGGAACTGACCTATTCGTCGTTCCGCGAGCAGGTTGAAAAGGGCAACATCGGGAACGCCTCGAAGACCAACCTGATCGTCAATGGACAGCTGAAGGAAAAGACGTCGCTGACGGTGAAGGACGGCTCGCTGCGCGAAGTCGACAAGTTCACGACGCGCCTGCTGTCCGATCGCGACGATTTCGCCGAGTGGGTCCAGGAAAAGAACCCCGAGGCCGTGCTGGTCGGCGAGCCGCAGAAGACCAACTGGTGGGTCCACTTCATGACCTACTACCTGCCGTTCCTGCTGATCCTCGGGCTGTGGCTGTTCTTCCTGCGGCAGATGCAGGGCGGCGGCAACAAGGCGTTCAGCTTCGGCAAGAGTCGCGCCAAGATGTTCAACATGGACAAGCCCGAGATCACGTTCGAGGACGTGGCGGGCTGCGACGAGGCGAAGTACGAACTGCAGGAGATCATCGACTTCCTGCGCGCGCCGCAGAAGTTCCAGCGCCTGGGCGGGCGCATCCCGAAGGGCGCGCTGCTGGTCGGCTCGCCGGGCACGGGCAAGACGCTTCTCGGCCGCGCCGTGGCCGGCGAGGCGGGCGTGCCGTTCTTCAGCATGAGCGGTTCGGACTTCGTCGAGATGTTCGTCGGCGTGGGCGCCAGCCGCGTGCGCGACCTGTTCGAGCAGGGCAAGAAGAACGCGCCCTGCATCATCTTCATCGACGAGATCGACGCCGTGGGCCGGCATCGCGGCGCCGGGATGGGCGGCGGCCACGACGAGCGCGAACAGACGCTGAACCAGCTGCTGGTCGAGATGGACGGCTTCGAGACGAACGAGGGCGTGATCCTGCTCGCGGCCACGAACCGGCCCGACGTGCTGGATCCGGCGCTGCTGCGCCCGGGTCGCTTCGACCGGCAGATCGTCGTCGACATGCCCGACCTGGTCGGGCGCGAGGCGATCCTCAAGGTGCATATCCGCAAGGTCAAGATCGCGCCGGACGTCTCGGCCGCGAGGATCGCCGCCGGCACGCCGGGCATGGCGGGCGCCGACCTGGAGAACCTGGTGAACGAGGCGGCCCTGCTGGCCGCGCGCAAGAACCACGAACAGGTCAACATGGACGACTTCGAGGACGCGAAGGAGAAGGTCATGCTGGGGCCCGAGCGCCGCAGCCGGGTCTTCACCGACGCGGTCAAGCGCGAGGTCGCCTACCACGAGGCCGGGCACGCGGTGGTGGCCTGGGCCTGCGCCGATTCCGATCCGGTGCACAAGGTGACCATCATCCCGCGCGGACAGGCGCTGGGACTGACGGCCATGCTGCCGGTGGAGGACCAGTACACGATCACCGAGCAGAAGTACCTGGACCAGATCTGCGTGGCGCTGGGCGGCCGCGTGGCCGAGGACATGTTCCTGGGCAAGATCGGCTCGGGCGCCTACGGCGACATCAAGGCCGTCACGAGCTACGCGCGCACGATGGTCACGCGCCTGGGCATGAGCCGCAAGCTGGGCCCCATCGCCTACGAGGAGGGCTCCGAGCAGGTGTTCCTGGGCCGGGACTTCGGGCGGACGCACGTGTTCAGCGAGAAGACGCTGCAGGAGATCGACGCCGAGATCAAGCGTATCGTCGACGAACAGTTCGAGCGGGCGCGCACGATCCTCGGCGCCAACCGCGAGAAGGTCGAGACGTTGAAGGACGCCCTGCTCGAGCGCGAGTCCATCGACGCCGAGGAGTTCAAGCTGCTGATGAAGGGCCAGACCCTGCCCGAGCGCGTGCTGAACGTCGACCACTCGGTGGACGGCACGACCGTGGCGGCGGCGGTGACGTCGACGGCTGCGGCCGGCGACAACGACAGCGGCGGCGGCGGGAACGGCGACGGCGGCGGCGAGACGCCGGGCGCCGACCACCCGGCTTGA